A genomic window from Phyllopteryx taeniolatus isolate TA_2022b chromosome 2, UOR_Ptae_1.2, whole genome shotgun sequence includes:
- the LOC133470862 gene encoding zinc transporter ZIP1-like isoform X3, with amino-acid sequence MITTQETHRTVLSLISCFAGGVLLAACLLDIIPDYLADINTVLDSNMIEVNFPLPEFIMAVGFFTVLILERMVLNCREMGGTVDERAPLIQDMRNGHAHAHVHGSTASPDLESSGHHVHVDFQAHSPFRSFMLFHSLSLHSVFEGLAIGLQNTDSKVRKKAALHLILDHLEVTENTL; translated from the exons ATGATTACGACCCAAG AGACTCACCGCACAGTTCTGAGTCTGATAAGTTGCTTCGCCGGTGGAGTTTTACTGGCAGCATGTTTGCTCGATATCATTCCCGATTACCTGGCGGACATCAACACTGTGCTGGACTCTAACATGATTGAG GTCAACTTCCCACTTCCTGAGTTCATCATGGCTGTCGGCTTCTTCACAGTCCTCATATTGGAGAGGATGGTTCTGAActgtcgggagatgggagggACCGTGGATGAGAGGGCACCTCTTATACAGGACATGAGGAACGGCCACGCCCACGCCCACGTCCATGGCTCCACCGCGAGTCCGGATCTGGAGAGCAGCGGCCACCACGTCCATGTTGACTTTCAGGCCCACTCGCCTTTTCGCTCCTTCATGCTTTTCCACTCGTTGTCGCTCCATTCGGTTTTTGAAGGGCTTGCTATCGGCCTGCAGAACACTGACTCGAAGGTAAGAAAAAAGGCAGCGCTTCATCTGATACTGGATCATCTCGAGGTTACAGAAAATACTTTATAG
- the tmem208 gene encoding transmembrane protein 208 isoform X3, whose product MALLLAFALAVYVGSYRSMSTMAKPVFADDGSLLDGGIDLNMEQGMAEHLKDVILLTVFVQVLSCISSYFWYLWLLAPARAAHLLWVNILGPWFSAESPSAPEEVNEKKQRRQERRQMKRF is encoded by the exons ATGGCG CTGTTATTAGCGTTTGCGCTTGCTGTGTATGTTGGGAGTTACCGCTCCATGTCCACGATGGCCAAACCAGTGTTCGCTGACGATGGAAGTCTCCTTGACGGAGGAATAGACTTAAACATGGAGCAGGGAATGGCAGA GCACCTGAAGGACGTCATCCTGCTCACAGTGTTCGTCCAAGTGCTAAGCTGCATCTCTTCATATTTCTGGTATCTCTGGCTGCTG gCGCCGGCTCGTGCTGCTCACCTGCTGTGGGTGAACATTCTGGGCCCCTGGTTTTCCGCAGAGAGCCCGTCAGCACCGGAGGAAGTGAACGAGAAGAAGCAGAGAAGACAAGAGCGTCGACAGATGAAGAGATTTTGA
- the tmem208 gene encoding transmembrane protein 208 isoform X1 encodes MAPKGKVGTKGKKQILEENEATLKFYTRVILGANAIYAAVNLLIFYNSSSFGTWLLLAFALAVYVGSYRSMSTMAKPVFADDGSLLDGGIDLNMEQGMAEHLKDVILLTVFVQVLSCISSYFWYLWLLAPARAAHLLWVNILGPWFSAESPSAPEEVNEKKQRRQERRQMKRF; translated from the exons ATGGCG CCTAAAGGCAAAGTTGGTACTAAGGGAAAGAAGCAGATTCTCGAGGAGAATGAGGCAACCCTCAAATTCTATACAAGAGTCATCCTGGGAGCTAAT GCCATATATGCTGCTGTAAATCTTTTGATCTTCTACAATTCATCTAGTTTTGGGACATGG CTGTTATTAGCGTTTGCGCTTGCTGTGTATGTTGGGAGTTACCGCTCCATGTCCACGATGGCCAAACCAGTGTTCGCTGACGATGGAAGTCTCCTTGACGGAGGAATAGACTTAAACATGGAGCAGGGAATGGCAGA GCACCTGAAGGACGTCATCCTGCTCACAGTGTTCGTCCAAGTGCTAAGCTGCATCTCTTCATATTTCTGGTATCTCTGGCTGCTG gCGCCGGCTCGTGCTGCTCACCTGCTGTGGGTGAACATTCTGGGCCCCTGGTTTTCCGCAGAGAGCCCGTCAGCACCGGAGGAAGTGAACGAGAAGAAGCAGAGAAGACAAGAGCGTCGACAGATGAAGAGATTTTGA
- the LOC133470862 gene encoding zinc transporter ZIP1-like isoform X1, with protein sequence MRRSCAAWRCANKSKVNYIYINIFTFSETHRTVLSLISCFAGGVLLAACLLDIIPDYLADINTVLDSNMIEVNFPLPEFIMAVGFFTVLILERMVLNCREMGGTVDERAPLIQDMRNGHAHAHVHGSTASPDLESSGHHVHVDFQAHSPFRSFMLFHSLSLHSVFEGLAIGLQNTDSKVRKKAALHLILDHLEVTENTL encoded by the exons ATGCGTCGTTCATGTGCGGCGTGGAGATGTGCCAACAAAAGTAaagtaaattatatatatattaatatctTTACATTTTCAGAGACTCACCGCACAGTTCTGAGTCTGATAAGTTGCTTCGCCGGTGGAGTTTTACTGGCAGCATGTTTGCTCGATATCATTCCCGATTACCTGGCGGACATCAACACTGTGCTGGACTCTAACATGATTGAG GTCAACTTCCCACTTCCTGAGTTCATCATGGCTGTCGGCTTCTTCACAGTCCTCATATTGGAGAGGATGGTTCTGAActgtcgggagatgggagggACCGTGGATGAGAGGGCACCTCTTATACAGGACATGAGGAACGGCCACGCCCACGCCCACGTCCATGGCTCCACCGCGAGTCCGGATCTGGAGAGCAGCGGCCACCACGTCCATGTTGACTTTCAGGCCCACTCGCCTTTTCGCTCCTTCATGCTTTTCCACTCGTTGTCGCTCCATTCGGTTTTTGAAGGGCTTGCTATCGGCCTGCAGAACACTGACTCGAAGGTAAGAAAAAAGGCAGCGCTTCATCTGATACTGGATCATCTCGAGGTTACAGAAAATACTTTATAG
- the tmem208 gene encoding transmembrane protein 208 isoform X2, which translates to MAAIYAAVNLLIFYNSSSFGTWLLLAFALAVYVGSYRSMSTMAKPVFADDGSLLDGGIDLNMEQGMAEHLKDVILLTVFVQVLSCISSYFWYLWLLAPARAAHLLWVNILGPWFSAESPSAPEEVNEKKQRRQERRQMKRF; encoded by the exons ATGGCG GCCATATATGCTGCTGTAAATCTTTTGATCTTCTACAATTCATCTAGTTTTGGGACATGG CTGTTATTAGCGTTTGCGCTTGCTGTGTATGTTGGGAGTTACCGCTCCATGTCCACGATGGCCAAACCAGTGTTCGCTGACGATGGAAGTCTCCTTGACGGAGGAATAGACTTAAACATGGAGCAGGGAATGGCAGA GCACCTGAAGGACGTCATCCTGCTCACAGTGTTCGTCCAAGTGCTAAGCTGCATCTCTTCATATTTCTGGTATCTCTGGCTGCTG gCGCCGGCTCGTGCTGCTCACCTGCTGTGGGTGAACATTCTGGGCCCCTGGTTTTCCGCAGAGAGCCCGTCAGCACCGGAGGAAGTGAACGAGAAGAAGCAGAGAAGACAAGAGCGTCGACAGATGAAGAGATTTTGA
- the LOC133470862 gene encoding zinc transporter ZIP1-like isoform X2: MRRSCAAWRCANKSKVNYIYINIFTFSETHRTVLSLISCFAGGVLLAACLLDIIPDYLADINTVLDSNMIEVNFPLPEFIMAVGFFTVLILERMVLNCREMGGTVDERAPLIQDMRNGHAHAHVHGSTASPDLESSGHHVHVDFQAHSPFRSFMLFHSLSLHSVFEGLAIGLQNTDSKQHQTRL; this comes from the exons ATGCGTCGTTCATGTGCGGCGTGGAGATGTGCCAACAAAAGTAaagtaaattatatatatattaatatctTTACATTTTCAGAGACTCACCGCACAGTTCTGAGTCTGATAAGTTGCTTCGCCGGTGGAGTTTTACTGGCAGCATGTTTGCTCGATATCATTCCCGATTACCTGGCGGACATCAACACTGTGCTGGACTCTAACATGATTGAG GTCAACTTCCCACTTCCTGAGTTCATCATGGCTGTCGGCTTCTTCACAGTCCTCATATTGGAGAGGATGGTTCTGAActgtcgggagatgggagggACCGTGGATGAGAGGGCACCTCTTATACAGGACATGAGGAACGGCCACGCCCACGCCCACGTCCATGGCTCCACCGCGAGTCCGGATCTGGAGAGCAGCGGCCACCACGTCCATGTTGACTTTCAGGCCCACTCGCCTTTTCGCTCCTTCATGCTTTTCCACTCGTTGTCGCTCCATTCGGTTTTTGAAGGGCTTGCTATCGGCCTGCAGAACACTGACTCGAAG